In Pseudomonas sp. LRP2-20, the genomic window GTGGAGATAGAAAACGTCGCCTGGGTACGCTTCACGTCCTGGTGGACGACGCAGCAGCAGGGAGATCTGACGGTAGGCAACGGCCTGCTTGGACAGGTCATCGTAAACGATCAGGGCGTCTTCACCGCGGTCACGGAAGAACTCGCCCATGGTGCAGCCGGCGTATGGCGCCAGGAACTGCAGTGCGGCGGATTCCGAAGCACTGGCAACGACCACGATGGTGTTGGCCAGGGCGCCGGCTTCTTCCAGCTTGCGAACGATGTTGGCAACGGTGGAACGCTTCTGGCCGACTGCAACATAAACACAGAAAATACCGGAATCTTTCTGGTTGATGATGGCGTCGATGGCCATGGCGGTCTTGCCGATCTGGCGGTCACCGATGATCAGCTCACGCTGGCCACGGCCGACTGGGATCATGGCGTCGACGGACTTGTAGCCAGTCTGTACAGGCTGGTCTACCGACTTACGCCAGATCACGCCTGGGGCCACTTTCTCGACCGCGTCGGTCTGGGTGTTGCCCAGAGGACCTTTGCCGTCGATCGGGTTGCCCAGTGCGTCAACGACGCGACCCAGCAGTTCCTTACCAACCGGAACTTCCAGGATGCGGCCGGTGCACTTGGCGCTCATGCCTTCGGCGAGGGTGTCATAGGCACCCAGGATCACTGCACCTACGGAGTCTTGCTCCAGGTTCAGGGCCATGCCGAAAACGCTGCCAGGGAACTCGATCATTTCGCCGTACATGACGTCGGCCAGACCGTGGATCCGCACGATACCGTCGGATACCGAAACAACGGTACCTTCGTTACGGGCTTGGGAGCTCACATCGAGGTTGTCGATGCGGCCCTTGATGATTTCACTAATTTCGGAAGGATTGAGTTGCTGCATTGCTCTGCTGCCCCTTCAAACTCAAGATTTCAATGCTTCGGCCAGTTTCGCGATCTTGCCGCGAACAGAGCCATCGATTACCAGGTCACCAGCGCGGATGACGACGCCGCCAATCAGGCTGGCATCCTCCGACGCGTGCAGGCGCACTTCCTGGCCTAACCGTGCACTGAGAACCTTGGCGAGTTTGTCTTGCTGTTCTTGGTTCAACGCGAAGGCACTGGTGACTTCCACGTCCACGGATTTCTCTTGCTCGGCCTTGTACAGGTCGAAGAGGGCGGCAATCTCCGGCAACAGCAGGAGACGGTCGTTTTCCGCGGCAACATGAATGAAATTCTGTGCCTGTGCATTGAACTTGTCACCGCACACGTCAATGAACGTGGCGGCCTTTTCTGCGCTCGTCAGTCGCGGGGCCTTGAGCAGGCGCTGCATGGTGTCGTCTTGCGACACCGCAGCAGCCAGGCCGAGCATGGCTGACCAATTGGCCAGTTGCTGATGGGCCTGGGCATGCTCAAAGGCAGCCTTAGCGTAAGGTCGGGCCAACGTGGTCAGTTCTGCCATGATCGCCCTCGCTTAAATTTCAGCGGCCAGTTTGTTAACCAGCTCCGCATGCGCGTTTTGATCGATTGTGGCGCCAAGGATCTTTTCAGCACCACCAACGGCCAGAGCACCCACTTGGGCACGCAGAGCGTCTTTAGCGCTGTTCAGTTCCTGTTCGATCTC contains:
- the atpA gene encoding F0F1 ATP synthase subunit alpha; its protein translation is MQQLNPSEISEIIKGRIDNLDVSSQARNEGTVVSVSDGIVRIHGLADVMYGEMIEFPGSVFGMALNLEQDSVGAVILGAYDTLAEGMSAKCTGRILEVPVGKELLGRVVDALGNPIDGKGPLGNTQTDAVEKVAPGVIWRKSVDQPVQTGYKSVDAMIPVGRGQRELIIGDRQIGKTAMAIDAIINQKDSGIFCVYVAVGQKRSTVANIVRKLEEAGALANTIVVVASASESAALQFLAPYAGCTMGEFFRDRGEDALIVYDDLSKQAVAYRQISLLLRRPPGREAYPGDVFYLHSRLLERASRVSEEYVEKFTNGAVTGKTGSLTALPIIETQAGDVSAFVPTNVISITDGQIFLESAMFNSGIRPAVNAGVSVSRVGGAAQTKIIKKLSGGIRTALAQYRELAAFAQFASDLDEATRKQLEHGQRVTELMKQKQYAPMSIADMALSLYAAERGFLTDVEVSKVGSFEQALIAYFNRDHAELMAKINVKGDFNDEIDAGMKAGIEKFKATQTW
- a CDS encoding F0F1 ATP synthase subunit delta; this translates as MAELTTLARPYAKAAFEHAQAHQQLANWSAMLGLAAAVSQDDTMQRLLKAPRLTSAEKAATFIDVCGDKFNAQAQNFIHVAAENDRLLLLPEIAALFDLYKAEQEKSVDVEVTSAFALNQEQQDKLAKVLSARLGQEVRLHASEDASLIGGVVIRAGDLVIDGSVRGKIAKLAEALKS